In one window of Mercurialis annua linkage group LG4, ddMerAnnu1.2, whole genome shotgun sequence DNA:
- the LOC126678665 gene encoding uncharacterized protein LOC126678665 — translation MRGRGSGGGSGRGSGRGSGRGRGDPTEPVEEQHREEAGGPVQPLQEREAGEPPAILDHQGRAMVRPDPSRTMLLDSGPVSRAIRDIFRQCWFETGSAWRFLTADQREFYFQEFQKKFWWDDSAYSEEVIRRVFMTHAATRYKDNIHKMRKMQKKHTSVNQEIWEAWNAFWDTEKEKKKSETARANRMSEPAGPGSGPVRHTGGSRSAIKHMDVMAKELGRKPSATELYSRLHKTKAEKKPVDKRAQDMTDAIAERLAAATQSPTGEGSTSSPVDETQIFMDIEGVNKKHRVYGLGSATSRYVGPSIRPQRGSSSRTSQQTDEEVERRVQAGIQEGLRQVEQRLAAQQASMAQMIRDEIARMMPNLPPEYQPQFPPPPPDGGDTTDL, via the exons ATGAGGGGTCGAGGCTCAGGCGGAGGCTCAGGCCGAGGATCAGGCCGAGGATCAGGCCGAGGACGGGGGGACCCTACCGAGCCCGTTGAGGAGCAGCATCGTGAGGAGGCTGGAGGACCTGTTCAGCCTTTGCAGGAGCGTGAGGCAGGCGAGCCCCCGGCCATTTTGGACCACCAGGGTAGGGCGATGGTTCGTCCGGACCCTAGCAG GACAATGTTGCTGGACTCTGGGCCTGTTTCTCGGGCTATCCGGGATATTTTCAGGCAGTGCTGGTTCGAGACTGGATCAGCATGGCGCTTTCTGACAGCGGACCAGAGGGAGTTCTATTTTCAGGAATTTcag AAGAAGTTCTGGTGGGATGACTCTGCGTACAGCGAGGAGGTAATCAGACGGGTCTTCATGACCCATGCAGCCACCCGGTACAAAGACAACATCCACAAGATGAGGAAAATGCAAAAGAAGCATACATCTGTGAATCAGGAGATCTGGGAAGCCTGGAATGCATTTTGGGACACAGAGAAGGAGAAAAAGAAGTCAGAGACAGCTCGGGCAAACCGGATGAGTGAGCCTGCGGGCCCCGGTTCTGGTCCTGTCCGCCATACCGGAGGATCTCGCTCTGCTATCAAGCATATGGATGTGATG GCTAAGGAGCTCGGCCGGAAGCCGAGTGCGACAGAGCTGTACAGTCGCCTTCATAAAACGAAGGCTGAGAAGAAACCAGTCGACAAGAGGGCTCAGGATATGACT GACGCCATCGCTGAGAGGCTTGCTGCTGCGACACAGTCGCCGACCGGAGAGGGGAGCACCTCGAGTCCTGTGGATGAGACGCAGATATTTATGGAtatcgagggcgtcaacaagaagcaTCGGGTGTACGGCCTGGGTTCGGCTACCAGCAGATATGTAGGGCCGAGTATCAGACCGCAGAGAGGCAGCTCTTCACGGACATCACAGCAGACGGATgaggaggtcgagcgccgtGTGCAGGCCGGCATCCAGGAGGGCCTGCGGCAGGTTGAGCAGCGGTTGGCGGCGCAGCAGGCCAGCATGGCACAGATGATACGTGATGAGATTGCACGGATGATGCCGAATCTCCCACCAGAGTATCAGCCACAATTTCCCCCTCCTCCGCCAGACGGTGGCGATACTACAGATTTGTAG
- the LOC126676929 gene encoding uncharacterized protein LOC126676929 gives MDTDRSWMYKRLQGGLLYPGFDERVQEFVNFALRHPACMSGPDIKCPCPRARCKNTSYRDVETVKLHILQKGFVADYKVWVFHGEGNVLDPRPVAQMPEDDIDMENEEEDDFSSVQRMEPNNEAKHFYNMMRAAEEPVYPGSSKHSPLSAAVKMLDIKCRHSGSVALVDDVTEFIQELLPEDNKMPKNFAEIKKMVRGLGLPVEVIDCCLRNYSPAWKHFSELHTEFAEEIRNIRLGLCTDGFQPFGAFGQNYSSWPVILTPYNLPPGMCMKDEFMFLTVIVPGPRNPKHQMDIFLQPLIAELNQLWEFGVQTFDHIWETGLPSLHGKYRCFHAEGSRKQSWFDCHRKFLPRGHPYRRNTTQFRKGKTVNKEFGHPKTGEELLAEVDSLGFMKAYEFGAEKNNAAKSENYGWNKKSIFWDLPYWKTNLIRHNLDVMHIEKNVFDNIFNTVLNVPGKTKDHAKSREELNDICDRPELAKDPVTGRFPKAMYALDRDGKKALLEWIKLIRFPDGYASNLSRCVDTIGLKMHGMKSHDCHIFMQRLLPIALRELLPKEVWEPLTELSIFFRELTSTSLTEIDLDRMRLEIPKILCKLERIFPPSFFDSMEHLPVHLPYEAMMAGPVQYRWMYPFERYLRKLKKKVSNKGRVEGSISSGYLNEETAKFAAYYFSEGDPMIPERPQRNEVYDIEVDDDVDRLSIFKPHGQSVGACRKRYLEDSEIVAARTYVLLNCSEIENYREVFEGELRRENPEITISQIEAKFESQFAYWFQQYVQDPTVCTNPFILSLAKGPLRSVRTFKGYRVNGFKFQTQAYGEEQLTMNSGVCVKGTQYVDSENDFYGVLTDIIELEYPALPMKTTVLFKCEWFDPARNSGTISNKKYNMVDINNRRRYNKYEPFILAEQADQVHYLPYPSKRRDKLNWWAVCRTKARSELDMPEGIIPAFQDVIEENPLIVATDDNSTYLADDNGEAEEDALFVPPDETESDFIASSSDEDEIEEL, from the exons ATGGATACAGACCGAAGTTGGATGTATAAGCGGCTGCAGGGCGGGTTGCTATACCCAGGTTTTGACGAGCGCGTGCAggaatttgttaattttgcttTACGTCATCCCGCGTGTATGAGTGGGCCCGATATTAAATGCCCATGTCCTAGGGCAAgatgtaaaaatacgagttatCGAGACGTCGAAACAGTGAAGCTGCACATTCTGCAGAAAGGGTTTGTGGCAGATTATAAAGTCTGGGTTTTTCATGGGGAGGGAAATGTTTTAGATCCTCGTCCCGTTGCACAGATGCCGGAGGATGACATTGACATGGAAAATGAGGAGGAAGACGATTTCAGCTCtgttcagagaatg gaacCGAATAATGAAGCTAAACACTTTTATAATATGATGCGTGCAGCTGAAGAACCTGTATACCCCGGTAGTAGCAAACACTCTCCTTTGTCTGCGGCTGTTAAAATGTTGGACATCAAATGTCGACATAGTGGGTCAGTGGCTTTAGTAGATGATGTGACCGAATTTATACAAGAGCTGCTTCCAGAGGACAACAAGATGCCGAAGAACTTTGCCGAAATAAAGAAGATGGTTAGAGGTCTTGGGTTGCCGGTTGAAGTTATCGATTGCTGTTTACGCAACT ATTCCCCGGCGTGGAAACATTTTAGTGAATTGCATACAGAGTTTGCGGAAGAAATTCGAAATATCAGACTAGGCCTGTgtactgatgggtttcaaccatttggggCCTTCGGGCAGAATTATTCATCATGGCCAGTAATTTTGACACCTTACAATCTCCCTCCAGGAATGTGTATGaaagatgagttcatgtttttaactgttattgTCCCTGGGCCTCGAAATCCTAAACATCAAATGGATATTTTCCTGCAGCCGTTGATAGCTGAGCTAAACCAACTTTGGGAATTTGGAGTCCAGACATTCGAC CACATCTGGGAGACTGGCTTGCCCTCACTGCATGGAAAATACAGATGCTTTCACGCTGAAGGGAGTAGAAAACAGTCGTGGTTTGACTGCCACAGAAAGTTCTTGCCTCGTGGTCACCCGTACCGTCGTAACACAACTCAATTCCGTAAAGGGAAAACCGTAAACAAAGAATTCGGACACCCGAAAACCGGAGAAGAATTGTTGGCAGAGGTGGACAGTCTGGGGTTTATGAAGGCATATGAATTTGGGGCTGAGAAAAATAATGCTGCGAAGTCGGAAAATTatggttggaataaaaaaagtattttctgggatttgccgtattggaaaacaaatctcattcgtcacaatctcgatgtcatgcacattgagaaaaacGTATTCGACAACATTTTCAATACGGTACTAAATGTTCCCGGGAAAACgaaagaccatgcaaaatctagAGAAGAGTTGAATGACATATGTGATCGGCCTGAGTTAGCTAAAGATCCGGTTACTGGGAGATTTCCTAAGGCgatgtatgctttggacagggaCGGGAAAAAAGCTTTACTTGAGTGGATTAAGTTAATAAGGTTTCCAGATGGCTACGCGTCCAACTTGTCCAGATGTGTCGATACAATCGGtctgaaaatgcatggaatgaaaagtcacgaCTGCCACATTTTTATGCAAAGACTTCTGCCAATCGCTCTCCGTGAGCTATTACCGAAGGAAGTCTGGGAGCCTTTAACAGAGCTGAGTATCTTCTTTCGTGAGTTAACCTCCACGTCTCTAACAGAGATAGATCTAGATCGTATGAGGCTGGAAATCCCAAAGATACTGTGCAAGCTGGAACGTATTTTTCCgcccagcttttttgactccatggaacatctacccgtacatctgccgtacgaagctatgatggcaggtccggttcagtatcgctggatgtatccatttgaaag ATATTTGAGAAAGCTGAAAAAAAAAGTCAGCAATAAAGGGAGGGTGGAAGGAAGCATCAGTAGCGGATACTTgaatgaagaaaccgcaaaATTTGCAGCTTATTACTTTTCAGAAGGTGACCCAATGATACCTGAGCGGCCGCAAAGGAATGAAGTTTATGACATTGAAGTCGATGACGATGTGGACAGACTATCTATTTTCAAGCCGCACGGGCAATCAGTGGGTGCTTGCCGCAAGAGATATCTTGAAGATTCTGAGATTGTTGCTGCTCGGACATATGTTCTGTTGAATtgttcagaaattgaaaattacagagA GGTTTTCGAAGGCGAGTTGCGCAGAGAAAACCCTGAAATCACCATCTCTCAAATTGAAGCGAAGTTCGAGAGTCAATTTGCCTACTGGTTTCAACAATAC GTGCAAGATCCAACTGTTTGTACTAATCCCTTTATTCTTAGTCTCGCTAAAGGACCTCTTAGATCAGTAAGAACATTTAAGGGGTACCGTGTAAACGGATTTAAGTTTCAGACTCAAGCTTATGGGGAGGAACAGCTTACTATGAATAGTGGAGTCTGCGTGAAGGGAACTCAATATGTCGACagcgaaaatgacttttatggagttcTGACAGACATAATTGAGCTGGAGTATCCGGCTCTTCCAATGAAGACGACTGTCTTATTTAAATGCGAGTGGTTCGACCCAGCACGAAATTCTGGCACaattagtaacaaaaaatacaacatggtgGATATTAATAACAGAAGGAGATACAATAAGTATGAACCATTCATCTTAGCCGAACAGGCCGACCAGGTTCATTACCTGCCATATCCTAGTAAAAGAAGGGATAAattaaattggtgggcagtttgcaggACAAAGGCAAGATCTgaacttgacatgcccgagGGGATTATCCCGGCTTTTCAAGACGTgatagaagaaaatcctctcatTGTTGCAACGGACGACAATTCGACATATTTAGCTGATGACAACGGAGAAGCTGAAGAAGATGCGTTGTTCGTGCCTCCTGATGAAACAGAATCTGACTTTATCGCATCCTCATCAGATGAAGATGAAATTGAAGAACTTTAG